From the Oceanobacillus kimchii X50 genome, the window TGTTCACACTGCACATCAAATGATTCATGAACGTATTGGTGCAGGAAAGGACTTCTTAGGTTGGCTTGACTTACCTAGAAATTATAACCGTGAAGAATATAAACGAATAAAGGCTGCAGCTGAAAAGATTAAAAAAGACTCCGACATTTTACTTGTTATTGGAATTGGTGGCTCATATTTAGGCGCTAAAGCAGCACTTGAAATGTTAAATCATTCTTTCCAAAACCTTCTTTCTAAGGACAAACGCCAAGTTCCACAAGTTATTTTTGTTGGTCATCATTTAAGTTCAACCTATATGTCTGAGCTTTTTGATATTCTTAAAGACAAAGATTTCTCCATTAATGTTATCTCAAAGAGTGGAACGACAACGGAGCCTGCAATTGCTTTTCGTATTTTCAAAAAATACCTCGAAGAAAAATATGGTCAAGACGAAGCGAAAAAGCGTATTTATGCAACAACTGACCGTGCCAAAGGTGCTTTAAAAACAACTGCAGATTCTAATGATTTTGAAACGTTTGTAATTCCTGATGATGTTGGAGGGCGATACTCCGTATTAACAGCAGTAGGTTTACTTCCAATCGCTGCTAGTGGCATCAACATCGACGACATGATGGAAGGTGCTAAAGCTGCAATGGAAGACCTTGCTAATCCAGTCGTATCTGAAAATCCAGCATATCAATATGCAGCCGTAAGAAATATTCTTTACCAAAAAGGAAAAGTTACCGAGTTATTAATCAATTATGAGCCGAGCTTACAATACTTCTCTGAGTGGTGGAAACAACTATTTGGAGAAAGTGAAGGAAAAGACCAAAAAGGGATTTATCCTTCATCAGCAAACTTTACTACAGATCTTCATTCACTTGGACAATACATTCAAGAGGGACGTCGTAATATATTCGAAACCATCTTACACGTCAATGAACCAAAAAAAGATTTAACATTAGAAAAAGAAGAATCAGATCTAGATGGATTAAATTACTTAGCTGGTAAGTCAATTCATGAAATTAACGATAAAGCTTTCCAGGGAACACTGCTTGCGCATACGGACGGAGATGTACCAAACTTAATCGTAGAAGTTCCTAGATTAGATGCATATACTTTTGGGTATCTTGTCTATTTCTTTGAAAAAGCATGTGCAATAAGCGGATATATTTTAGGTGTTAATCCGTTTGATCAGCCTGGAGTTGAGGCATATAAAAAGAATATGTTTGCTTTACTAGGAAAACCAGGGTTTGAGGATCAAAAAGAAGAATTAGAAAAGCGTTTGTGATAAGAAAAAGCGAAAATTGACTCAATGATAAAGAGGCTCTTAAGATGGAGCCTCTTTTGTTTTGGTTCTATCATATATTCTATTTATTAACCAGATACCTTCCTGCTTAATTAACTCAATTGAAATCTGAAAAGTCTCCTCTTCAGTATATATATTAGGAAAAGATATGAAATCATAAACCGCTTTATCTTCTTCTTTCTTTAATTCAATAAAATAATAACTATTTCTCCAAATGTCATACCAGTCATAAATCGCTATTTCTAAACCATTCTCCGTCTTTAATTTGTTAACAAGCTTTTCATCTGGCTTCACGGAAGCATACATAAAAAGTGACAATACCTCACTTGCAGACGCATCAGATAGAGCAGTAAGCTGCTTATTCTGTTCAATATAATTTTGATAAATGTCATGCGTCGTATCGACAACCGGCCACTTATCCAAAGATAAAAAGCTATCCTTCGTTAAATTTTGATAGGGTTCTACAAAAATATACCAATACTCCTGATGTGCCAATTCTTCTACAGGAATCCAATTATTTCTCTGTAATTCTTGAACTACTTCATTTACTACACTCCAATAGATAGAATCATGATGGTTGTGAACAAAGAATAGCAGCTCTCTTTGATGCTCTTCAGATAACGGATTTTTTGTATCTATTTCATAAGAGTTAAATTTATCTCTTACAAATAAATAATCTATTAACACATACTGACCGATTAAAGCTAATTCTTGTTGAACGAAAATTGTATGACGATCATCTGGATATGTTGTATAAATTTCTTCTATTCGTAAGAGAATATCTTTTAAATTAATAGGTTCTCCATTGTAATAAGAGTCTAAGTCTTCTTGGATGGATATCACATGTACATATGGCTCAGAACCATCAACATCTTGAATATACTGTATTGCCCAACTTTCATCTACAGTCAAACTAAGACTTGTAGCATCCTCTAATTGCTCGATGATATAACCGTTATCTTTAATTGCATCTATAGCTGATACGATATCTTCTGGTACATCTATTTCATCTATACTTTCTTGGTTATTTATAATTTCTTGTTGGAGGTCCTTATCAAGAGAATGTTTTTTAAACAAACTGCTTAAGTAATGTTCTAGTGAGGTGTGATTACTAACTTGTATGGTATAATAATCTGGATGATTTAGAAATATCGTGTTCTCCTTTCTCTGTTCCTCTGCAAGTTGTTTAGGCGTTGTTAAAAGTGTCATAATCATATCTTTGTACCATTGAATGTCATCTGCATCAGTATCTTCACCTGTAACTAGCTTATCCCTAAACAGAATAACTACATCTTTTGCTTGTTTCACCTGAATAAAGTTATCTACACTTTCTACACCAAGGCTTTGCTTATATTCTTCTTTTTTCCGCTCAAAATACTGTTCCATTTTTTCTTGTTCGGTTATGGTAGGTTGTTGAAAATCATCAAACATTGGAATTGCAAATAATACAAATAATACTAAACCAAATATTACAACAATCTTCGGGATCCAATTTTTCTTCTTTTTTTCATTTTGCCATTTTACAGCATGAAGAAGTTGTTGTGTAGAAGTCTTTTCTGGAAGTTTCTTATACTCTTCATTTAAGGACTTTAGCCATTTATGTATATCATTCATTTCTGTAGTAAACTTCTTTTTTAATGATTCTCTGCCGAGGTTAATTTTATTTTCTACTGCATCTGGTGATATTTGTAAAATAACAGCAATCTCTTCATATGATTTATCATGAATATAATAAAGAATAAGTGCAAATTTATATTTATCTTCTAATTGTTGTATACATTCATGCAGTAGAACGTGAATTTTGTTTTCGAAATAATCAGTCAAAAATTCGTGTTGCTGTTTTAACTTCTCCTCCGAATTACGTTTTCTTTTTTCTTTACGCTTGTAGTTTTTAACAACATTTAATGTAATCTTATATAGCAAAGTTGATAAGTTTGTATCTTGATCTGGATAATTTTTGAAGCTCTTACTGATTTTTAAAAATGCATCCCGTACAACATCTGAAGTTTTATTAGGATGAACACCTAATTGAAAAACAAATCGTTCTACGATCGAACGATATTTCTCTATGAATAACTCGATTCCTATTTCAAATTTATTATTTAAAAAATAACTTATTATCTGTTGATCTTCCAAACAAATCCCCTTTCTAATGTTTAATATACATATATAACGTTATAAGAACCATTTTTGTTCCAAAATTTCTAAAAAAAATTCTACTTTTCTTGTTTATAATTTTGTACATGGGGTAATACTATAACTGTAAGACTTTCTCGTATTCCCCCTGTAGGCAAGGCGCTCGAACGCTTTGCTTTTTTTTTGCCTTTTTCCCCATACTCTTTGTTATAATAGTAACATTACATTTACATAGGTAGGAGGTTTCTCAATGAGTATTTTTGAAGAAGTATTTGATAGAAAGCAAACCAGATCCGTTAAATGGGATATGGTACAAGAAGTTTTTCAATCCAATGATGTATTGCCAATGTGGGTAGCAGACATGGATTTTAAAGCTCCTGAAGAAGTCAATCAGGCATTAATAGAACGTGCAAAACATGGAATTTATGGTTACACAGCAATTGATAGTGATGTAAGTTCTGCTGTTGTCAATTGGTTACACCGTAGGCATGATTGGTCTATTGATCCATCTTGGTTATCTTATAGTCCTGGGGTAGTGAATAGTCTACATATGGCGGTTCAAGCATTTACTGAACCTGGTGACAATATCTTAATTCAAACACCAGTGTATACACCCTTTTATAATTTGATTAAAGAATTAGATAGAGAAATAGTAAAGAACCCGCTTGTTTATGAAAATCAATATTATACTATTGATTTTCATGATCTAGAGAAAAAATTAGCAGATGGAGTAAAAGCATTTATTCTTTGTTCTCCGCATAATCCAGTTGGTCGAGTATGGAAAAAAGAAGAGTTACAAAAAATGGCGGAATTATGTTTGCAGTATGATGTGATGATTTTTTCCGATGAGATTCATGCAGACCTAGTTTTTCCTGGTCAAAAGCATATACCTATTGCTACGTTATCTGAAGAAGTA encodes:
- a CDS encoding glucose-6-phosphate isomerase; amino-acid sequence: MTHVSFNYEKALSFFEKQEITNLEPFVHTAHQMIHERIGAGKDFLGWLDLPRNYNREEYKRIKAAAEKIKKDSDILLVIGIGGSYLGAKAALEMLNHSFQNLLSKDKRQVPQVIFVGHHLSSTYMSELFDILKDKDFSINVISKSGTTTEPAIAFRIFKKYLEEKYGQDEAKKRIYATTDRAKGALKTTADSNDFETFVIPDDVGGRYSVLTAVGLLPIAASGINIDDMMEGAKAAMEDLANPVVSENPAYQYAAVRNILYQKGKVTELLINYEPSLQYFSEWWKQLFGESEGKDQKGIYPSSANFTTDLHSLGQYIQEGRRNIFETILHVNEPKKDLTLEKEESDLDGLNYLAGKSIHEINDKAFQGTLLAHTDGDVPNLIVEVPRLDAYTFGYLVYFFEKACAISGYILGVNPFDQPGVEAYKKNMFALLGKPGFEDQKEELEKRL
- a CDS encoding RNA polymerase sigma factor, encoding MEDQQIISYFLNNKFEIGIELFIEKYRSIVERFVFQLGVHPNKTSDVVRDAFLKISKSFKNYPDQDTNLSTLLYKITLNVVKNYKRKEKRKRNSEEKLKQQHEFLTDYFENKIHVLLHECIQQLEDKYKFALILYYIHDKSYEEIAVILQISPDAVENKINLGRESLKKKFTTEMNDIHKWLKSLNEEYKKLPEKTSTQQLLHAVKWQNEKKKKNWIPKIVVIFGLVLFVLFAIPMFDDFQQPTITEQEKMEQYFERKKEEYKQSLGVESVDNFIQVKQAKDVVILFRDKLVTGEDTDADDIQWYKDMIMTLLTTPKQLAEEQRKENTIFLNHPDYYTIQVSNHTSLEHYLSSLFKKHSLDKDLQQEIINNQESIDEIDVPEDIVSAIDAIKDNGYIIEQLEDATSLSLTVDESWAIQYIQDVDGSEPYVHVISIQEDLDSYYNGEPINLKDILLRIEEIYTTYPDDRHTIFVQQELALIGQYVLIDYLFVRDKFNSYEIDTKNPLSEEHQRELLFFVHNHHDSIYWSVVNEVVQELQRNNWIPVEELAHQEYWYIFVEPYQNLTKDSFLSLDKWPVVDTTHDIYQNYIEQNKQLTALSDASASEVLSLFMYASVKPDEKLVNKLKTENGLEIAIYDWYDIWRNSYYFIELKKEEDKAVYDFISFPNIYTEEETFQISIELIKQEGIWLINRIYDRTKTKEAPS
- a CDS encoding MalY/PatB family protein, encoding MSIFEEVFDRKQTRSVKWDMVQEVFQSNDVLPMWVADMDFKAPEEVNQALIERAKHGIYGYTAIDSDVSSAVVNWLHRRHDWSIDPSWLSYSPGVVNSLHMAVQAFTEPGDNILIQTPVYTPFYNLIKELDREIVKNPLVYENQYYTIDFHDLEKKLADGVKAFILCSPHNPVGRVWKKEELQKMAELCLQYDVMIFSDEIHADLVFPGQKHIPIATLSEEVADNTITCMAPSKTFNLAGLDASYVITSNKENRQKLDKAFHRQGFHNMLNTMGNTAMEAAYRHGDSWLDELVQVLEQHAHYVRKMFEAHAPDLKVTHAEGTYLLWVDCSSLGLNKQELKKFMVEQARVGLNAGQDYGIEGDTFMRINIACPRATLEEGIKRIISAVQSM